From Desulfuromonadales bacterium, one genomic window encodes:
- a CDS encoding homoserine O-acetyltransferase, whose translation MSESVGIVKTEYAEFDVELQLESGRLLGPLTLAYETYGSLDASRSNAILVCHAWTGDAHAAGRNNEDDRKPGWWDDMIGPGKLLDTERYFVICSNVIGSCRGSTGPTSLNPRTGKPYNLSFPVLMVRDMVRAQKLLIDRLGLDRLLAVIGGSMGAMQALEWAVLYPEAVRSIIPIAGTGRTSPMAISLNALARQAIFNDPMWKKGNYRPDHPPADGLALARAIGHISFLSDVSMHLKFGRRFSARDGMFDFFGQFEVERYLEYNGANFVERFDTNAFLYLAKALDLYDVGWNFDSREEALSRLACPSLWFAFTSDWLYPPCQTEEVVTALRQLGKPVEYHLIDSDYGHDSFLVEPEKFIPFVVDFLGRIQQ comes from the coding sequence GAGCGAATCCGTTGGCATCGTCAAAACCGAATACGCCGAATTCGACGTCGAACTGCAGCTTGAGAGCGGTCGACTGCTGGGCCCTCTCACCCTCGCCTACGAGACCTACGGCAGCCTCGACGCCAGCCGCTCCAATGCCATTCTGGTCTGCCACGCCTGGACCGGCGACGCTCACGCCGCCGGCCGCAACAACGAGGACGACCGCAAGCCGGGCTGGTGGGACGACATGATCGGTCCCGGCAAACTCCTCGACACCGAACGCTATTTCGTTATCTGTTCCAACGTCATCGGTTCCTGCAGGGGGTCGACCGGTCCGACCAGTCTCAACCCGCGCACCGGCAAACCCTACAACCTCTCCTTTCCGGTTCTCATGGTGCGCGACATGGTCCGGGCGCAGAAACTGCTCATCGACCGCCTCGGCCTCGACCGGCTGCTTGCGGTCATCGGCGGCAGCATGGGAGCGATGCAGGCTTTGGAGTGGGCGGTTCTCTATCCGGAGGCCGTCCGTTCGATCATCCCCATCGCCGGCACCGGCCGCACCTCGCCGATGGCCATTTCTCTCAACGCCCTGGCCCGGCAGGCGATATTCAACGACCCGATGTGGAAGAAGGGGAACTACCGGCCCGACCATCCCCCCGCCGACGGACTGGCCCTGGCCAGAGCCATCGGCCACATTTCCTTTCTTTCCGACGTCTCCATGCATCTCAAGTTCGGCCGGCGCTTCTCGGCGCGGGACGGGATGTTCGACTTCTTCGGCCAGTTCGAGGTCGAACGCTACCTCGAATACAATGGCGCCAACTTCGTCGAGCGCTTCGACACCAACGCCTTCCTCTACCTGGCCAAGGCGCTCGACCTCTACGACGTCGGCTGGAACTTCGACAGCCGCGAGGAGGCGCTCTCGCGCCTTGCCTGCCCGTCGCTCTGGTTCGCCTTCACCTCCGACTGGCTCTACCCCCCCTGCCAGACCGAGGAGGTGGTCACCGCGCTGCGTCAACTCGGCAAGCCGGTCGAATACCACCTCATCGACTCCGACTACGGCCACGACTCCTTCCTCGTCGAACCGGAAAAATTCATCCCCTTTGTGGTCGACTTCCTCGGCCGGATTCAGCAATAA
- a CDS encoding EAL domain-containing protein: MNKGASRREPVRALIVDDERFMRATLRELLEESGYSVSEAASGLGALQMVRQTPPDVILLDIVMPGMDGFETCAELRRLPESKHLPILMVTSLEDAGTINRAYAAGATDYLPKPVNGSLLRHHLRYVLRASRLFEELRQKEERLAVAQRIARLGNWEWDAESGEVHCSAEALRVFGTPSAEASAGLALLLDGVHPEDRRRVENALGEALSGGVSCQLDHRILLPGGDVRHVQTQMEVRIDPLRRSKRLTGTVQDITERKLFEEKLLLAGKVFDHSSEMIMITDAAFAIIDVNPACCQLTGFSRQELIGSDIRVHQLSHHDKHFFRQIMERLDQHGRWQGELWNRRKDGETFPALVAISTVRNEKEAISYYVTVASDISKLRETEQRLQQLTQFDLLTALPNRILFHDRLDQALIQAVRNTGVVGVLSLDIDNFKEINDTLGYHAGDLVLQMVASRVASRVRKSDSVARLGSDEFAVILRELNRNESGALVAQRILDALNKPFALEGKEFYLTASIGLALYPDDAEVGEDLTKKAGIAMSFAKQQGKNCYQFFSAEMNFRANERLLLKTGLRRALERREFLLHYQAKFDCQSGKLTGLEALVRWQHPDRGLVPPLQFIPLAEETGLIVPLGEQVLRLACAQNRDWRQQGFMPTRVAVNLSANQFRDRALVDVVRRVLTETGLPAEALELEITESALMLDTDRALDTLRKFKTMGITIALDDFGTGYSSLSYLKRFPVDTLKIDYSFVKNMFVNAEDAAIVKAIIAMARSLKMKTIAEGVETEDQRVILREQGCDEVQGYVAGMPSPAAEIERFLARS; this comes from the coding sequence ATGAATAAAGGAGCAAGCCGGCGGGAGCCGGTACGGGCGCTGATCGTCGATGACGAACGGTTCATGCGTGCCACCCTGCGTGAACTGCTGGAAGAAAGCGGCTACTCCGTGTCCGAGGCGGCCAGCGGTCTGGGGGCACTGCAGATGGTGCGTCAGACGCCACCGGATGTCATCTTACTCGATATTGTCATGCCGGGGATGGACGGTTTTGAAACCTGCGCCGAGTTGCGGCGGCTACCGGAGAGCAAGCACCTGCCGATATTGATGGTGACCTCCCTGGAGGATGCGGGAACGATCAATCGTGCATACGCCGCTGGCGCTACCGACTATCTGCCCAAGCCGGTCAACGGCTCTCTGCTGCGGCATCATCTGCGCTACGTACTGCGGGCAAGCCGGCTTTTCGAAGAATTGCGGCAGAAGGAGGAGCGACTGGCGGTCGCCCAGCGCATCGCTCGCCTGGGAAACTGGGAATGGGACGCGGAATCTGGCGAAGTGCACTGCTCGGCTGAGGCCTTGCGGGTGTTCGGGACGCCGTCTGCCGAGGCTTCCGCCGGCCTGGCTCTGCTGCTCGATGGGGTGCACCCGGAGGACCGCAGGCGGGTCGAGAATGCCCTTGGTGAGGCTCTATCTGGGGGCGTTTCCTGCCAACTTGATCACCGTATCCTGTTGCCGGGAGGCGACGTCCGGCATGTCCAAACCCAGATGGAAGTCCGCATCGATCCCTTGCGTCGGTCCAAGCGGCTGACGGGAACGGTACAGGATATCACCGAGCGTAAACTGTTCGAGGAAAAGCTGCTGCTGGCCGGCAAGGTCTTCGACCACAGCAGCGAGATGATCATGATCACTGACGCCGCTTTCGCAATTATCGACGTCAACCCCGCCTGTTGTCAGCTGACCGGCTTCTCCCGTCAGGAGTTGATTGGCAGCGACATCCGCGTTCACCAATTAAGCCACCACGACAAGCACTTCTTCCGCCAAATCATGGAAAGGCTGGATCAGCATGGTCGCTGGCAGGGAGAACTGTGGAACCGGCGCAAGGATGGGGAAACCTTTCCGGCCCTGGTGGCCATCAGTACGGTCAGGAACGAAAAGGAAGCGATCTCCTATTACGTGACGGTCGCCTCCGACATCTCAAAATTGCGCGAAACCGAACAGCGCCTGCAACAGCTGACCCAGTTCGATCTCCTCACTGCCCTGCCTAACCGCATCCTCTTCCATGACCGCCTGGATCAGGCTCTGATCCAGGCCGTGCGCAACACCGGTGTGGTTGGCGTCCTTTCTCTGGATATCGACAACTTCAAGGAGATCAACGACACTCTTGGCTATCACGCCGGCGACCTGGTGCTGCAGATGGTAGCGAGCCGCGTGGCGAGTCGGGTGCGCAAGAGCGATTCGGTCGCCCGCCTCGGCAGCGACGAATTCGCCGTTATCCTGCGCGAACTGAACCGCAACGAGAGCGGCGCCCTGGTGGCGCAGCGTATCCTCGATGCCCTGAACAAACCGTTTGCCCTGGAAGGAAAAGAATTTTATCTCACTGCCAGTATCGGTCTGGCACTCTATCCCGACGATGCCGAGGTGGGGGAGGATCTGACCAAAAAGGCCGGAATCGCCATGTCCTTTGCCAAGCAGCAGGGGAAGAACTGCTACCAGTTCTTCTCCGCCGAAATGAACTTCCGGGCAAACGAGCGACTGCTGCTCAAGACCGGCTTGCGCCGGGCACTGGAGCGCCGCGAGTTCCTTCTGCATTATCAGGCCAAGTTCGACTGCCAGAGCGGCAAGCTGACCGGCCTCGAAGCGCTGGTCCGCTGGCAGCATCCGGACCGGGGACTGGTCCCGCCGCTGCAGTTCATCCCCCTGGCCGAGGAGACTGGCCTGATCGTCCCCCTCGGCGAGCAGGTATTGCGTCTGGCTTGTGCCCAGAACCGGGACTGGCGGCAACAGGGTTTCATGCCGACGCGGGTGGCGGTCAACCTCTCGGCCAACCAGTTCCGCGACAGGGCCTTGGTCGACGTGGTCCGCCGGGTGCTGACGGAGACCGGGTTGCCGGCGGAGGCTCTGGAACTGGAGATCACCGAGAGCGCCTTGATGCTGGACACCGACCGGGCGCTCGATACTCTGCGGAAGTTCAAGACAATGGGGATCACCATTGCCCTCGACGACTTCGGCACCGGCTACTCCTCGCTGAGTTACCTGAAGCGTTTTCCGGTCGACACACTGAAGATCGACTACTCATTTGTAAAGAACATGTTCGTCAATGCCGAGGATGCCGCCATCGTCAAGGCGATCATTGCCATGGCGCGTAGCCTGAAGATGAAGACCATTGCCGAGGGAGTCGAGACTGAGGATCAGCGGGTGATCCTGCGTGAGCAGGGGTGCGACGAGGTGCAAGGGTATGTGGCAGGCATGCCGTCGCCGGCTGCCGAGATTGAACGCTTCCTGGCCCGGAGCTGA